Proteins from one Arsenophonus apicola genomic window:
- a CDS encoding single-stranded DNA-binding protein has translation MASRGVNKVILIGNLGQDPEIRYMPNGGAVANLTLATSESWRDKQSGEMREKTEWHRVVIFGKLAEVAGEYLRKGSQVYIEGSLQTRKWQDQNGQDRYSTEVVVNIGGTMQMLGARGGSQEGMSQNNPASGWGQPQQPQQPQASQQFSGNAPASAPAAHSGKTAPATPAEPPMDFDDDIPF, from the coding sequence ATGGCCAGCAGAGGCGTTAACAAAGTCATACTTATCGGCAACTTGGGACAAGATCCTGAAATTCGTTATATGCCAAATGGTGGTGCGGTTGCGAATCTTACGCTGGCCACCTCTGAAAGTTGGCGTGATAAGCAAAGTGGCGAAATGCGGGAAAAAACAGAATGGCACCGTGTTGTGATCTTTGGCAAGCTGGCGGAAGTGGCAGGTGAATATTTACGTAAAGGTTCACAAGTTTATATTGAAGGCTCACTACAAACCCGTAAATGGCAAGATCAAAATGGCCAGGATCGCTACTCTACCGAAGTGGTGGTGAATATTGGTGGAACCATGCAAATGTTAGGGGCGCGTGGTGGCTCACAAGAGGGTATGTCACAAAATAATCCAGCCAGTGGCTGGGGACAACCACAACAACCGCAACAGCCACAAGCAAGCCAGCAGTTTAGTGGTAACGCGCCAGCATCAGCGCCAGCTGCCCATTCCGGTAAAACCGCTCCCGCGACACCGGCTGAACCACCAATGGATTTTGATGATGATATTCCGTTTTGA
- the uvrA gene encoding excinuclease ABC subunit UvrA has translation MDNIEVRGARTHNLKNINLIIPRDKLIVITGLSGSGKSSLAFDTLYAEGQRRYVESLSAYARQFLSLMEKPDVDHIEGLSPAISIEQKSTSHNPRSTVGTITEIHDYLRLLFARVGEPRCPDHDTPLAAQTVSQMVDNVLALPEGKRLMLLAPVVKERKGEHIKLLDNLAAQGYIRARIDGEVCDLSDPPKLELHKKHTIEAVVDRFKVRAALAQRLAESFETTLELSGGTAVIADMDDSKATELVFSANFACPICGYSMSELEPRLFSFNNPAGACSSCDGLGVQQFFDPERVIQNEEISLAGGAIRGWDRRNFYYFQMLQSLAKHYKFDVEATFSSLDPAIKQVILYGSGKEAIEFKYQNDRGDVTVRCHPFEGVIHNMERRYKETESMAVREELAKYINNRPCIACHGTRLRQEARYVFIENTTLPEISDFSIGHAMAFFQTLQLSGQRAQIAEKILKEINDRLKFLVNVGLNYLTLSRSAETLSGGEAQRIRLASQIGAGLVGVMYVLDEPSIGLHQRDNDRLLQTLLHLRNLGNTVIVVEHDEDAIRAADHIIDIGPGAGIHGGCIVAQGSLDDIISNPDSLTGKYLSGERKIAIPLKRVPLDAEKILKLIGAQGNNLKNVTLELPVGLFTCITGVSGSGKSTLINDTLFPIAQRQLNKATNATPAPYTDIEGLQFFDKVIDIDQSPIGRTPRSNPATYTGVFTPVRELFAGVPESRARGYTPGRFSFNVKGGRCEACQGDGVIKVEMHFLPDVYVPCDHCKGKRYNRETLEIKYKGKNIHEVLEMTIEEAREYFSAVPSLARKLQTLIDVGLSYIRLGQSATTLSGGEAQRVKLSRELSKRGTGQTLYILDEPTTGLHFADIQQLLHVLHQLRDQGNTIVIIEHNLDVIKTADWIVDLGPEGGSGGGEILFAGTPEQIVKCKQSHTGQFLKPILKRGY, from the coding sequence ATGGATAACATTGAAGTCAGAGGTGCGCGCACCCATAATTTAAAAAATATCAATTTAATTATTCCTCGCGATAAATTGATTGTTATTACTGGGTTATCAGGCTCAGGAAAATCTTCCCTGGCATTTGATACCCTGTATGCAGAAGGCCAGCGCCGCTATGTTGAATCACTGTCTGCCTATGCCCGGCAGTTTTTATCCTTAATGGAAAAACCGGATGTTGATCATATTGAAGGACTATCACCGGCCATTTCGATTGAGCAAAAATCCACCTCACACAACCCACGCTCAACGGTAGGTACGATCACCGAAATCCACGATTATTTGCGGTTGTTGTTTGCCCGGGTTGGTGAACCTCGCTGTCCTGATCACGATACGCCGTTAGCAGCGCAAACAGTTAGCCAGATGGTTGATAACGTCCTGGCGCTGCCGGAAGGCAAGCGGTTAATGTTGCTGGCACCGGTAGTTAAAGAGCGTAAAGGTGAACATATTAAGCTATTGGATAATCTGGCCGCACAGGGTTATATTCGTGCCCGCATTGATGGCGAAGTTTGCGATCTCTCCGATCCGCCTAAATTAGAACTGCATAAAAAGCATACTATAGAAGCGGTCGTTGACCGTTTTAAAGTTCGTGCCGCGCTAGCGCAACGGCTGGCTGAGTCGTTTGAAACTACGCTTGAGTTATCAGGCGGTACTGCGGTTATCGCTGATATGGATGACAGTAAGGCAACTGAACTCGTTTTCTCCGCTAATTTTGCCTGCCCAATCTGCGGTTATAGCATGAGTGAATTAGAGCCGCGCCTGTTTTCCTTTAATAATCCAGCAGGAGCTTGTAGCTCTTGTGATGGACTCGGTGTACAACAATTTTTCGACCCGGAACGCGTGATCCAAAACGAGGAAATTTCTTTAGCTGGCGGGGCAATACGCGGTTGGGATCGACGTAATTTTTATTATTTCCAGATGCTACAATCGTTAGCTAAACACTATAAATTTGATGTCGAAGCCACGTTTAGTTCGTTAGATCCGGCGATCAAGCAAGTGATCTTATATGGCTCCGGCAAAGAAGCAATTGAATTTAAATATCAAAACGATCGCGGCGATGTTACGGTAAGGTGCCATCCCTTTGAAGGGGTGATCCATAATATGGAGCGCCGTTATAAAGAAACCGAATCAATGGCCGTGCGCGAGGAACTGGCAAAATATATCAATAATCGGCCATGTATAGCCTGTCATGGCACCCGTTTACGGCAAGAAGCCCGTTATGTGTTTATTGAAAATACCACCCTACCAGAAATTTCAGATTTTAGTATCGGCCATGCAATGGCATTTTTCCAAACTTTGCAGCTCAGTGGGCAACGTGCACAAATTGCGGAAAAGATTCTGAAAGAAATTAACGATCGATTAAAATTCTTGGTCAATGTAGGATTAAATTACCTGACCCTCTCTCGCTCAGCTGAGACCTTATCCGGTGGCGAAGCGCAACGCATACGGCTAGCAAGTCAAATTGGTGCCGGTTTAGTTGGTGTCATGTATGTATTGGACGAACCTTCGATTGGTTTACATCAACGAGATAATGATCGGCTGTTACAGACCTTGCTGCATTTACGAAATTTAGGCAATACGGTTATTGTGGTCGAGCATGATGAAGATGCGATCCGCGCCGCCGATCATATTATCGATATCGGCCCGGGAGCAGGTATACATGGAGGATGCATCGTTGCTCAAGGCAGCCTGGACGATATTATTAGCAATCCAGATTCATTAACCGGTAAGTATCTTAGTGGTGAGCGCAAAATTGCCATCCCACTCAAACGAGTACCACTCGATGCAGAAAAAATCTTAAAGTTGATTGGTGCCCAAGGTAATAATCTAAAAAATGTCACACTGGAACTACCTGTTGGCTTATTTACCTGTATTACTGGCGTTTCCGGCTCAGGTAAATCAACCTTGATCAATGATACCTTGTTTCCTATTGCCCAGCGGCAATTAAATAAAGCTACCAATGCAACCCCGGCGCCTTATACCGATATTGAAGGATTACAATTCTTCGATAAAGTGATTGATATTGACCAAAGTCCGATCGGCCGAACCCCCCGCTCTAATCCAGCTACCTATACCGGAGTATTTACGCCGGTACGGGAATTATTTGCTGGTGTACCTGAGTCTCGGGCGCGAGGTTATACCCCTGGACGGTTCAGTTTTAATGTCAAAGGTGGACGCTGTGAAGCTTGTCAGGGGGATGGAGTGATCAAAGTTGAAATGCATTTTCTGCCCGATGTCTATGTTCCCTGTGATCATTGCAAGGGCAAACGCTATAATCGTGAAACGTTAGAGATCAAATATAAAGGCAAAAATATTCACGAAGTGTTAGAAATGACTATTGAGGAAGCGCGTGAATATTTTTCCGCTGTCCCCTCGCTAGCGCGAAAATTGCAAACATTAATCGACGTGGGACTTTCTTATATTCGTTTAGGCCAATCGGCAACCACTTTATCCGGAGGTGAAGCACAACGGGTTAAGTTATCTCGCGAACTTTCCAAACGCGGTACCGGCCAAACGCTCTATATTTTGGATGAACCGACCACCGGTTTACATTTTGCTGATATTCAACAACTGTTGCATGTATTACATCAACTCCGTGATCAGGGCAATACAATCGTGATCATTGAACACAATTTAGACGTGATAAAAACAGCCGACTGGATTGTTGATTTGGGTCCAGAAGGCGGTAGTGGTGGTGGTGAGATCTTATTCGCCGGTACACCTGAGCAGATTGTAAAATGTAAGCAATCACATACCGGTCAGTTTTTAAAACCGATCCTAAAACGTGGTTATTAA